A portion of the Mustela erminea isolate mMusErm1 chromosome 19, mMusErm1.Pri, whole genome shotgun sequence genome contains these proteins:
- the LOC116579296 gene encoding leukocyte immunoglobulin-like receptor subfamily A member 5 encodes MVTVVPLSAQGEPERGDTMTLTLTVLLCLGLSVDPRTRAQTATRPKPTIWAEPGFVIPWWTSVTIWCQGGLEAQEYRLHKEGKLETWDRQKPLEPGDKAKFFIRYMRVMHTGRYRCNYLSPNGWSELSEPLVLVMTGLQNKPQLSALPSHVVTPGRNVTLQCGSWLGFDRFVLMKEGEHQPSWTMVSQRAPRGGTHALFPVGPVNTSLRWTFRCYGYYNTTSQIWSHPSDPLELLASGHKHQRSWIPVPVTFFLMLFLLLLFLLVQHQRQKKCCKSSASRPQVETRTLQKSSSSVAPVQDENKKAEVRESQPEEDIQMDSEAMASEEPQDVTHAQRNSLNLGQETSAPPSSQSTEAPEEPSECAALSMH; translated from the exons aTGGTCACAGTGGTCCCTTTGTCTGCACAGGGGGAACCAGAGAGAGGAGACACCATGACACTCACCCTCACAGTTCTGCTCTGTCTTG GGCTGAGTGTGGACCCCAGGACCAGAGCGCAGACAG CGACCCGCCCCAAACCCACCATCTGGGCTGAGCCAGGCTTTGTGATCCCCTGGTGGACATCTGTGACCATCTGGTGTCAGGGTGGCCTGGAGGCCCAGGAGTACCGCTTGCATAAAGAGGGAAAGTTAGAGACCTGGGACAGACAGAAGCCACTGGAGCCCGGGGACAAGGCCAAGTTCTTCATCAGATACATGAGAGTTATGCATACAGGAAGATATCGCTGTAACTATCTCAGCCCCAATGGCTGGTCAGAGCTCAGTGAACCCCTGGTGCTGGTGATGACAG GATTACAGAACAAACCCCAGCTCTCAGCCCTGCCCAGTCATGTTGTGACCCCAGGAAGGAACGTGACCCTCCAGTGTGGCTCATGGTTAGGATTTGACAGGTTCGTCCTGATGAAAGAAGGAGAGCACCAGCCTTCCTGGACCATGGTCTCCCAGAGAGCCCCCCGTGGTGGGACCCATGCCCTGTTCCCTGTGGGCCCCGTGAACACCAGCCTCAGATGGACATTCAGATGCTATGGCTATTACAACACCACCTCCCAGATATGGTCACACCCCAGTGACCCCCTGGAGCTGCTGGCCTCAG GTCACAAGCACCAGAGAAGCTGGATCCCAGTGCCTGTGACCTTCTTCCTGatgctcttcctccttctcctcttcctccttgtcCAACACCAGCGCCAGAAAAAATGCTGCAAGTCAA GTGCCTCACGTCCTCAAGTTGAGACCAGAACCCTGCAGAAAAG CTCCAGCTCCGTGGCTCCTGTCCAGGATGAGAACAAGA AAGCTGAGGTGAGAGAGTCCCAGCCtgaggaagacatacagatggacagTGAG GCCATGGCATCTGAAGAACCCCAGGATGTAACCCACGCCCAGAGGAACAGCTTGAATCTTGGACAGGAGACAAGTGCACCCCCTTCCTCTCAGTCAACGGAGGCCCCAGAAGAGCCCAGTGAATGTGCTGCTCTGTCCATGCACTAG